In the genome of Drosophila yakuba strain Tai18E2 chromosome 3R, Prin_Dyak_Tai18E2_2.1, whole genome shotgun sequence, one region contains:
- the LOC6538911 gene encoding sodium-independent sulfate anion transporter isoform X2, producing the protein MSQRADSGHTNSGFNGGSEVSLDIPTNTLYHTSRDCIVQEEQGPKESCLEGTQSCCSSLWSNIFRKKTLYKRFPILVWLPQYKKDYIFGDIVAGISVALTVIPQALAYAGIAGLDLQYGLYACFLGCFIYIFIGSSKDVPIGPTAISALLSFQIAGGSWQMATLLTFLTGLIEILMGVFRLGFLIDFVSGPVGAGFTSAVSLIIFSSQMKDFLGIKTSGNTFLQVWISIVNDIHNISWPDFILGIVCITLLLSLRALASCSLGPKEGKTTTQKLLTGIFWTIGTARNALLVCGTAGLGYWFFVNGKENLVKTVGFVPKGLPSFQPPPFHMDAVVNETTGEVLQEGQSFWDMVSTLGSGLIVVPLIALLETMAVVQAFADGKPTDATQELIASGVCNVANSFVQGLRSNGGIARGAILNASGVRTQLSNLYTSVIVIIALLYLTPCFYYIPKAALASIIIAAVIFMVQYRVIKPMWHSKNNHWPEVPDAHPRSLPDLPLDGVCAQGDQQAGPEVHAAGGHRLHPHLWSGLHGRQGDIHHGDGLQAAGAAPVLLQPAAASGAGLRGTQQGSGGHLRHQHAARQAGGEVAANLRDPQKSKSKGGSTQQPRHAIVLA; encoded by the exons ATGAGCCAAAGAGCTGACAGCGGTCACACGAACAGTGGCTTCAATGGCGGATCCGAGGTGTCCTTGGACATACCCACCAACACCCTGTACCACACCTCGCGCGACTGCATTgtgcaggaggagcagggTCCCAAGGAGAGCTGCCTGGAGGGCACTCagagctgctgctccagccTCTGGTCCAACATCTTCAGGAAGAAGACGCTGTACAAGCGATTCCCCATCCTGGTGTGGCTGCCCCAGTACAAAAAGGATTACATTTTCGGCGACATAGTGGCGGGCATTTCGGTGGCCCTGACGGTGATTCCCCAGGCCTTGGCCTATGCCGGCATAGCTGGACTGGATCTGCAGTACGGCCTGTACGCCTGCTTCCTGGGCTGCttcatatacatattcatTGGGTCCAGCAAGGATGTGCCCATAGGACCTACGGCCATATCGGCGCTGCTCTCCTTTCAAATTGCTGGAGGCAGTTGGCAGATGGCCACGCTGCTCACCTTCCTCACGGGACTCATTGAGATCCTGATGGGCGTGTTCCGGCTGGGATTCCTGATCGATTTCGTTTCGGGTCCCGTGGGAGCAGGATTCACGAGTGCCGTGTCCTTGATCATCTTCAGCTCCCAGATGAAGGACTTCCTGGGCATCAAGACCAGCGGCAACACCTTCCTGCAAGTGTGGATCAGCATTGTGAACGATATACACAACATCAGCTGGCCGGACTTCATCTTGGGCATCGTCTGCATCACTCTGCTCTTGAGCCTGCGAGCCCTGGCCAGTTGTAGCTTGGGTCCCAAGGAGGGGAAGACCACCACCCAAAAGCTGCTGACCGGCATTTTCTGGACCATTGGAACTGCCCGCAATGCCCTGCTGGTCTGTGGAACTGCTGGCCTGGGCTACTGGTTCTTTGTCAACGGAAAGGAGAATCTCGTGAAGACAGTTGGCTTCGTGCCCAAGGGGCTGCCCTCCTTCCAGCCACCGCCCTTCCACATGGATGCCGTGGTCAACGAAACCACAGGAGAGGTCCTGCAGGAGGGCCAGAGCTTCTGGGACATGGTCAGCACCCTGGGATCTGGTCTCATTGTGGTTCCTCTGATCGCTCTTCTGGAAACTATGGCCGTTGTTCAGGCTTTCG CTGATGGCAAGCCCACGGATGCCACGCAGGAGCTGATTGCCTCTGGAGTGTGCAACGTGGCCAACTCCTTTGTCCAGGGTCTGCGGAGCAATGGCGGCATCGCCAGGGGAGCCATCCTCAATGCCAGTGGAGTGAGGACCCAGCTGTCCAACCTGTACACCAGTGTGATCGTGATCATCGCCCTGCTCTACCTCACGCCCTGCTTCTACTACATTCCCAAGGCGGCTCTGGCCTCCATTATCATTGCGGCGGTTATTTTCATGGTCCAGTACCGAGTGATCAAGCCCATGTGGCACAGTAAAA ACAACCACTGGCCTGAAGTACCTGATGCTCACCCCAGATCGCTGCCTGATCTTCCCCTCGATGGAGTTTGTGCGCAAGGTGATCAACAAGCAGGGCCAGAAGTCCACGCTGCCGGTGGTCATCGATTGCACCCACATCTATGGAGCGGACTTCACGGCCGCCAAGGTGATATCCACCATGGTGATGGACTTCAAGCTGCGGGAGCAGCCCCTGTTCTTCTACAACCTGCAGCCGCGAGTGGCGCAGGTCTTCGAGGGACTCAACAAGGATCTGGTGGTCATCTACGACATCAGCACGCTGCACGCCAAGCTGGCGGAGAAGTCGCCGCCAATCTGAGGGATCCACAGAAGTCCAAGTCCAAAGGGGGATCAACGCAGCAACCTCGTCATGCGATAGTCTTAGCCTAA
- the LOC6538911 gene encoding sodium-independent sulfate anion transporter isoform X1 has translation MSQRADSGHTNSGFNGGSEVSLDIPTNTLYHTSRDCIVQEEQGPKESCLEGTQSCCSSLWSNIFRKKTLYKRFPILVWLPQYKKDYIFGDIVAGISVALTVIPQALAYAGIAGLDLQYGLYACFLGCFIYIFIGSSKDVPIGPTAISALLSFQIAGGSWQMATLLTFLTGLIEILMGVFRLGFLIDFVSGPVGAGFTSAVSLIIFSSQMKDFLGIKTSGNTFLQVWISIVNDIHNISWPDFILGIVCITLLLSLRALASCSLGPKEGKTTTQKLLTGIFWTIGTARNALLVCGTAGLGYWFFVNGKENLVKTVGFVPKGLPSFQPPPFHMDAVVNETTGEVLQEGQSFWDMVSTLGSGLIVVPLIALLETMAVVQAFADGKPTDATQELIASGVCNVANSFVQGLRSNGGIARGAILNASGVRTQLSNLYTSVIVIIALLYLTPCFYYIPKAALASIIIAAVIFMVQYRVIKPMWHSKKTDLIPGLGAFFACLVLPLQLGILVGIGINVVFILYQAARPKLSIETLATTTGLKYLMLTPDRCLIFPSMEFVRKVINKQGQKSTLPVVIDCTHIYGADFTAAKVISTMVMDFKLREQPLFFYNLQPRVAQVFEGLNKDLVVIYDISTLHAKLAEKSPPI, from the exons ATGAGCCAAAGAGCTGACAGCGGTCACACGAACAGTGGCTTCAATGGCGGATCCGAGGTGTCCTTGGACATACCCACCAACACCCTGTACCACACCTCGCGCGACTGCATTgtgcaggaggagcagggTCCCAAGGAGAGCTGCCTGGAGGGCACTCagagctgctgctccagccTCTGGTCCAACATCTTCAGGAAGAAGACGCTGTACAAGCGATTCCCCATCCTGGTGTGGCTGCCCCAGTACAAAAAGGATTACATTTTCGGCGACATAGTGGCGGGCATTTCGGTGGCCCTGACGGTGATTCCCCAGGCCTTGGCCTATGCCGGCATAGCTGGACTGGATCTGCAGTACGGCCTGTACGCCTGCTTCCTGGGCTGCttcatatacatattcatTGGGTCCAGCAAGGATGTGCCCATAGGACCTACGGCCATATCGGCGCTGCTCTCCTTTCAAATTGCTGGAGGCAGTTGGCAGATGGCCACGCTGCTCACCTTCCTCACGGGACTCATTGAGATCCTGATGGGCGTGTTCCGGCTGGGATTCCTGATCGATTTCGTTTCGGGTCCCGTGGGAGCAGGATTCACGAGTGCCGTGTCCTTGATCATCTTCAGCTCCCAGATGAAGGACTTCCTGGGCATCAAGACCAGCGGCAACACCTTCCTGCAAGTGTGGATCAGCATTGTGAACGATATACACAACATCAGCTGGCCGGACTTCATCTTGGGCATCGTCTGCATCACTCTGCTCTTGAGCCTGCGAGCCCTGGCCAGTTGTAGCTTGGGTCCCAAGGAGGGGAAGACCACCACCCAAAAGCTGCTGACCGGCATTTTCTGGACCATTGGAACTGCCCGCAATGCCCTGCTGGTCTGTGGAACTGCTGGCCTGGGCTACTGGTTCTTTGTCAACGGAAAGGAGAATCTCGTGAAGACAGTTGGCTTCGTGCCCAAGGGGCTGCCCTCCTTCCAGCCACCGCCCTTCCACATGGATGCCGTGGTCAACGAAACCACAGGAGAGGTCCTGCAGGAGGGCCAGAGCTTCTGGGACATGGTCAGCACCCTGGGATCTGGTCTCATTGTGGTTCCTCTGATCGCTCTTCTGGAAACTATGGCCGTTGTTCAGGCTTTCG CTGATGGCAAGCCCACGGATGCCACGCAGGAGCTGATTGCCTCTGGAGTGTGCAACGTGGCCAACTCCTTTGTCCAGGGTCTGCGGAGCAATGGCGGCATCGCCAGGGGAGCCATCCTCAATGCCAGTGGAGTGAGGACCCAGCTGTCCAACCTGTACACCAGTGTGATCGTGATCATCGCCCTGCTCTACCTCACGCCCTGCTTCTACTACATTCCCAAGGCGGCTCTGGCCTCCATTATCATTGCGGCGGTTATTTTCATGGTCCAGTACCGAGTGATCAAGCCCATGTGGCACAGTAAAA AAACCGATCTCATTCCCGGCCTGGGCGCCTTCTTTGCCTGTCTGGTTCTGCCCCTGCAACTGGGCATCCTCGTGGGCATCGGCATCAATGTGGTCTTCATCCTCTACCAGGCAGCCAGGCCAAAGCTGAGCATCGAAACGCTGGCG ACAACCACTGGCCTGAAGTACCTGATGCTCACCCCAGATCGCTGCCTGATCTTCCCCTCGATGGAGTTTGTGCGCAAGGTGATCAACAAGCAGGGCCAGAAGTCCACGCTGCCGGTGGTCATCGATTGCACCCACATCTATGGAGCGGACTTCACGGCCGCCAAGGTGATATCCACCATGGTGATGGACTTCAAGCTGCGGGAGCAGCCCCTGTTCTTCTACAACCTGCAGCCGCGAGTGGCGCAGGTCTTCGAGGGACTCAACAAGGATCTGGTGGTCATCTACGACATCAGCACGCTGCACGCCAAGCTGGCGGAGAAGTCGCCGCCAATCTGA